Genomic segment of Caldalkalibacillus thermarum:
ACCATTTTAACCGGATTAACCGCAACATAACCCTCTCTTTCTAAAAAGCGGAAGAAACTTCGCAAACTGGAAAGCTTCCGAGAAACCGTGCGCCTCGCGTAGGCTTTGTCATGAAGAAGGCTCAGATATTTTCGGATATGTACATAAGAAACAGCAGCATAGTTCGAAACGCCATGCTGCTTGAGAAATCGTGTGAAATCTTCAATATCTTGAACGTAGTAGCGCAGCGTATAGGGAGACGCATTCTTTTCTAATTGTAAATAATCTACAAATGCCTGTAGCATGGTTTCGGTTGCGGCCAAGCCCACCACCTCGCTCGCGGCAAGCATCATTATATTAGCATATTTATCAGCGAAAAAGCAATATTTAAATGTGACAATTTTGTAAAAGATTCTGAATTGCACCCAATGCCCGTTTAGCCTGTTGCTCTTGGCGTTCTTTTTTATTTTTTACTTTTTGGGGCAACGGGGGGAACAGGCCAAAATTAGCATTCATCGGCTGAAAGTGAGCAGGGTCGGCCGTGGTAATATAATGGGCCAAGCTGCCAATCGCTGTTTCTCGAGGAAATACAAGGGGCTCCTCCCCTTTAGCAAGCCGGCTGGCATTAATACCTGCCACCAGTCCGCTGGCAGCTGATTCTACATAGCCCTCAACGCCAGTCATTTGGCCGGCAAAGAACAGGTTGTCCCTGTCTTTATACTGATACGTCGGCTTAAGCAACTTAGGTGAGTTAATAAAGGTGTTGCGGTGCATCACGCCATAACGCACAATTTCAGCATTTTCAAGACCAGGGATCAACTGGATAACCCGCTTCTGGTCTCCCCATTTGAGGTGTGTCTGAAATCCGACAATATTATACAATGTACCGGCGCTGTTGTCCTGCCGTAATTGCACCACTGCATACGGCTGCTTCCCAGTACGGGGATCAACAAGCCCCACGGGCTTCATTGGACCAAACAATATCGTTTTCTTGCCCCGTTTAGCCATCACCTCAATGGGCATACATCCCTCAAAATAAATCTCTTTTTCAAATTCCTTCAGCGGTACAGATTCGGCTGAAATAAGCGCCTCATAAAACCGGTCAAACTCAGCCTCAGTCATGGGGCAATTGATGTAAGCCGCCTCTCCTTTACCATAACGGGAGGCGATAAAAACTTTGTCCATGTTTATGCTGTCTTTTTCCACAATTGGGGCAGCGGCATCATAAAAGTACAGGTACTCCTCTCCTGTGAGACGTTTCAGCTCAGCAGAGAGTGCATCAGAAGTTAACGGTCCCGTTGCCACCACAGTGATTCCGTCCGGGAGGGAAGTGATCTCCTGCCGGTGAACTATAATGTTGGGATGTTCTTCAATGGCTTTGGTCACACGACCGGCAAACTCTTCACGGTCAACAGCCAAGGCACCTCCGGCCGGGACGGAACACTGATCAGCAGAATGGATAATGATAGAATCCAAACGGCGCATCTCTTCTTTCAAGATACCGACGGCATTCGTTAAACTTTTAGCCCGTAATGAATTACTACAAACGAGTTCAGCAAAACGGTCCGAGCGGTGGGCAGGGGTCATTTTAACAGGCCGCATTTCATATAAATCCACGTGAATGCCCCTATTGGCAATTTGCCAGGCTGCTTCACTGCCGGCCAATCCCGCCCCGATGACCGTGATGCGAGGCTGTGTCATCTATCCATCCCTCCTGTTGGCAATGCTATTTAGTGTGAAGTTTCTTTATAGTCACATTGGGTACATTTTACTGTGATTTGTTTTTTTGTTTGTTTTTCAACCAAAAGACCATTACATTTGGGACAGGGACGGGGCAAAGGTTTATCCCAAGATACAAATTCGCAATGGGGATATTCATTGCAGCCATAAAAGATTCGGTTTCTTTTACTTTTCCTTTCCACAATTTGTCCCTGTTTACATTTGGGACATTGAACCCCGGTATCCTTGACAATCGGTTTTGTATTACGGCAGTCTGGAAAACCGGAGCAAGCTAAAAATTTACCGTACCGCCCAAATTTATATACCATGTGACGGCCGCATTTTTCACACACTTCATCAGCGACTTCATCCTCAATTTCCACATTTTTCATTTTTTCATCGGCCACTTGCAGTCTTTTTTCAAACTCGGTGTAAAAATCATTCAAGATTTTTTGCCAGTTTTCTTTTCCTTCCTCAATCTCATCCAGATGCCGCTCCATTTCGGCTGTAAAGCCCACATCCAGGATCTCAGGAAAGAACTGTTCCATGAGTTCAATCACGATTTCCCCTAACTCGGTCGGAACAAACCGGCGATCTTCCAGGGTCACATAGCCTCGTTTCTGGATGGTTTCCAGTGTCGGTGCATAAGTAGAAGGGCGGCCGATGCCTTTCTCTTCCAATTCTTTGACCAGTCTGGCCTCGGTATAACGGGGCGGGGGCTGGGTAAAGTGCTGCTTTGGTTCAATTTGCTTCGCTTCCAGATGCTCCCCTTCGTTCAGTTCCGGCAGGAAACGGTGTTCTTCTTGTTTGCCGTCATCGTTATCTTCGATGTAGACTTTCATAAAGCCGGGGAACTTGATTTTTGATCCCGTGGCGCGGAAGATGACACCATTTGCCTCAAGATCAACGGTCATCGTATCCATAACAGCCGGAGCCATCTGGCTGGCCACAAATCGTTCCCAAATTAAACGGTACAGACGGTATTGATCCCGCGTTAAATATTTTTTTACCGATTGGGGATCACGCATGACAGAAGTGGGTCGGATCGCTTCATGGGCATCCTGGGCTTTTTGCTTTTGTTTTTCCGGCCTGCTGCCCTTGCCCACATACTCCTGGCCAAAGTGCTGCTTAATAAATTCGGCTGCCTCTTCTTTAGCCACGTTGGACACCCGGGTGGAATCTGTCCGCATATAGGTAATTAGACCGGTTGAACCTTCTTTTCCCAGGTCAATTCCCTCATATAACTGCTGGGCCAGCATCATGGTTTTGGCCGCTTTAAAGTTTAACTTGCGCGCCGCTTCCTGCTGC
This window contains:
- the trmFO gene encoding FADH(2)-oxidizing methylenetetrahydrofolate--tRNA-(uracil(54)-C(5))-methyltransferase TrmFO, which encodes MTQPRITVIGAGLAGSEAAWQIANRGIHVDLYEMRPVKMTPAHRSDRFAELVCSNSLRAKSLTNAVGILKEEMRRLDSIIIHSADQCSVPAGGALAVDREEFAGRVTKAIEEHPNIIVHRQEITSLPDGITVVATGPLTSDALSAELKRLTGEEYLYFYDAAAPIVEKDSINMDKVFIASRYGKGEAAYINCPMTEAEFDRFYEALISAESVPLKEFEKEIYFEGCMPIEVMAKRGKKTILFGPMKPVGLVDPRTGKQPYAVVQLRQDNSAGTLYNIVGFQTHLKWGDQKRVIQLIPGLENAEIVRYGVMHRNTFINSPKLLKPTYQYKDRDNLFFAGQMTGVEGYVESAASGLVAGINASRLAKGEEPLVFPRETAIGSLAHYITTADPAHFQPMNANFGLFPPLPQKVKNKKERQEQQAKRALGAIQNLLQNCHI
- the topA gene encoding type I DNA topoisomerase, with product MPEALVIVESPAKAKTIGKYLGKKYLVKASMGHVRDLPKSQMGVDIDNGFSPKYITIRGKGKILKELRDAAKKVKHVYLAADPDREGEAIAWHLAHSLDIDAQSHCRVVFNEITKQAIKEAFKHPRSINMDLVYAQQARRILDRLVGYNISPLLWKKVKKGLSAGRVQSVAVKLIIDRENEIKAFKPEEYWSITAYLSKDGQEFEAKFYGLDGQKQDLKAEDEVNVILEKIKGHPLVVKSVQKRERKRNPVSPFITSTLQQEAARKLNFKAAKTMMLAQQLYEGIDLGKEGSTGLITYMRTDSTRVSNVAKEEAAEFIKQHFGQEYVGKGSRPEKQKQKAQDAHEAIRPTSVMRDPQSVKKYLTRDQYRLYRLIWERFVASQMAPAVMDTMTVDLEANGVIFRATGSKIKFPGFMKVYIEDNDDGKQEEHRFLPELNEGEHLEAKQIEPKQHFTQPPPRYTEARLVKELEEKGIGRPSTYAPTLETIQKRGYVTLEDRRFVPTELGEIVIELMEQFFPEILDVGFTAEMERHLDEIEEGKENWQKILNDFYTEFEKRLQVADEKMKNVEIEDEVADEVCEKCGRHMVYKFGRYGKFLACSGFPDCRNTKPIVKDTGVQCPKCKQGQIVERKSKRNRIFYGCNEYPHCEFVSWDKPLPRPCPKCNGLLVEKQTKKQITVKCTQCDYKETSH